TATCGCTTAACTATTTTCGGTACTAAAGTAAGTCTCTGAAATTATCAAATGGATAATGGATTGACTCCAACTTATATTTGCAAATCATCCGATAGCAATTAATCTATTATATGctattcaattcaaaaaattcgcAAAGACTGTGATGCTTCCGGGCGCATGCCGAAATTTTTGCTTGcttttgtcatttaattttttttattaaattgtttttaacacgGATATTAATGATTCATAATAAAtcaaacacaaaaacaaattatataaatatcaatttttactaattgTTGTCATTATCGCATAATGGATTTTCATTTGAATACATCGAATATAGTTGTAAAATGCTGcctatattaataaattgtttatatttaaaactggaATTGTAAATTCGAATTGTGATACCAACGAtgcacatattataaaaacatataaataccGATCGTAAATGGTATTATTTCATAATgagccaaaaaaaataattaaattatccttTATGCCTATTCTCATGTGCCTTTTggattattttcaattacagatttgtgattaaaatcaagattcatttataaaatagaagtggtttgatcaatttttgttgtattatttgTGAATATTATCATATCAgtttattttccttttaaataatttttatcaaataattgttAAGGCTGTGTATAATATTGCTATATAGATGTAAGTTTTAGCCAACATTAGttggatttaatataaactCATTtcatttgcaaataaaaatttattttacgttGATAATCATGGAATGGAAACGGGTAAGAAAATATGTAAGTGATTTGTAAATGGATTGATGGAAATTTACTTGTTAGCTGGAATATTATTTacgaataaaaatgttaaaaattaactgatcactaaaaacatttaataatgtaATGCGTTCACGGATGGTACCGACAAAgaggtaaaatattaaaatttacttaaataattatatttcaatacgGTTAGTAACTGCGTTATTTGACGAATTCTACATAATCTAGACAACTAATTTGCTTTAGACTTCACTAGGGAAAGTTGATTAGCATATGAATTTATTCCTTGCAATTATGAAGTgcgatcaatatttttactggACAATGAATAGAGAATGATTGAATAGACATCAGCGATTTGAACTTATGAACGTAGGTCATAGATCATAGAATCATAGAATCTGTCATATTGCAGACTAACTAACATGCAACAAATCGTTATTTACGTATTTCAGGTTTTTGCATAGTAATATCGTATTCTCTATAGCAggattgtattataaaaatgactTTTCGATGtagaatcaataataatttttgcccTTTTGTTAACTCCATCCGCAAACACATTGTtaagttattcaaaattttaaatcatgacaaaaatttaaaaaaacatttattttttaaatggtaagtaaatataatacatttgtGCAATATCGAAGTGAATTTTTAAACTAAGAAGATGaagatcaaaaaaattgtaaataaaattccatCATACATAAGTATTCAATAAATGTTGCTTCTGTTTTCTCTTTGTATTGGAAAATGtgcttttaatgtttttaagcaacaGACACAACATTATACGTAAATGTTATTTCACTTGAGAATGTTAGCAAATTTACTTAATATACGTAATgacaatgttttaaaaataaatgttacttcaaaatatatttttgaaaaaaatgtatttaaaataaaaagtttatatgcacaaagaaaaatatattagatttaCCTAAGAGATAAGTGTACATATTTTGTAATGTTTAATTTAACtattacacaaataattttagcCCAATAAATAGGTAAGCTATACCATGCAAAAGGTCAAATACAATTATTCTTAGTTggttaaattattaacaaatatttttcaattttcatattgcatttttgaaaaagaatatcataattaacttacgaatacaatataatttttctataaactttGACAAAAATGCTAAATTCAATATATCGAATATTATTCTCGAAAAGCTGAGTTCTGATTTGGTTAAATTGTTCGATGCTATTCAAAAAAGGCTGACTTATACGTAGGTACTACTTTTTAAAGATGTTTTGATGTCCGCAGACTTTAAAATAAAGAGACAAAACAAAGGAATGCTCAAGATTTTAAAGTTTCTCATAAGATATGGGCAGTGAGTGAATAGATGAGTCATCTCCAATGCACTTCAATAGTCTTTTGTCTTTATATATTgatcttttataatattgtttcaaTAAGGATGGCATGCAAagagtatattaaaatatcaaggagTGTCTGACAGCTTCGTGTTATTCTAGCTAGCTAGTTTAACAATTTCCCAAAATGCTCTTATCAAATTTTCGTTAAAACTTGATAGGGGCAATAGAAACCGACAATAATTTATCGACATCCAAGTAAACAGTAAACATTAATAGCAGTATACTCCaatattgtttgaaacacttcAAAATCGTAAAAAACAACGGTATTGTGAAGTGATAAAAATCTCAAGAACTAACACTCACGAgattattagttaattttatgctttacaaaaaattattttaataattttgtttgactTTTCGCAAggcaaaacttaaaatttttgctcTATTTATTGGGATTTTCAATCTAACATCAAAGCTAAAATCATTTCactacaaaaatgaaatttatgcagtGAAAACAGTTTGTTTTTGGTTCCAATTTGTTAATTAGGTATTGATggaacttgattttttttttattttattattattataatttttttaatgaaaatataattttttgttatggaaataaatatgaaaaataaaatttaataatatgatttatttgtattttgaaaaatatattttaagactagataaataaattttattgtatacttTTTATACTACGATCCCCTTAAATAATGCTgctgtttttattgttaaaaggtAAGTGgacatatttcttttaaaatttttttcagtaaagTTCATCGAGGAAATGGGATGTACCGTacactttgtttaaaaaattaacaaattatctATAATTTGCAATTGTATAAaagccaaaaatatttatttgagaaATTTAACAGCAACGAATCgaacaacgaaaaaaaatcattgagacataatttgaaaattaaccgTCTACTGACTTAGAGACTCGTTCAAGCGTAAATATCGTCGGCTCAACATCcttagaaacaaaattaaactgCCTAGCTACaactttttggaaaaaagtatTCGTAACGAACCATTCTGTAGCGAAAGCATATACTGCAAGTGACTGAAACTGAATATTTGCTacattaaatcataataaatctCAGTACTTCCGCATTCTTATAAAACTTCAATtgcaaattaatatattaataaaatatattaaagaaaataaattaaaccttTCCATTATACATCcacataaaacatattttattgtaaaaataaatgatgaacGCAGTTTACTAACTTtcgtcaaatttttttgaaatttttataaacaactaaTATTTTGAGTcttacataattttgttttgttcaactgtacaattaataaaaatttgatgaatacGAACCTACGTGGTAACATTTACgtttattttaacaaactaCTTAAAACTAAAACTCATGACTAGCAaagatacattttaaaataaattacaacctcataataaaaataaaataacaaaatgtatGCATCGAGATATAGTTGCAGGagtatgatttttattataattcaaacGATATTTGTTATTGCGACATACAAATTTGGTGAAATTGGGTTACTGTTTGTATTCTTATTaagtttgtattaaaattatgcgaattttttatattcaataaaatgtggTGATAGCACAGATCGCAGTTATTGGATACTAGAAACATAACAAACGAGAGAAATGGCAATAAGTAGTAAATACGGCAGTAGTAATTTACTGCAAAGTTGTCATgtctcatttaaaatatttggctttcaaataataataaaaacttttttttaacctaaattgttacaaaaatagttaatgatattttatcgcattgtgattaaaaattatatttttgtaacttCTTTTCAAGTTGTATACGTTTTATTAGTTGGGCACTTACAACAacgttttatacaatttttgattcTTAAATGAAACGTAGTAAGAATTTGTTTTATTCTTGATTTTTACCTCTGATTATGAAAGCAACAATAAGTAATTTTGTGAAGCTACAATTGaccatgtttattattataaagatcACATTCTTGAAAATATCCAATAGCATACATAACATGGAATATATCATTAAATCAACaagtaatttatttctaaattgcctttaaattaaaattaattttagctgAATTTTGCTTAGTACTTTTAGATACATCACTAATtactgatttatttaaataattgacaataattaataataaaatatttgcgaATATACagtgataaaattaaaactatttcaattttttttttatgttttgctaCTCGGGCgattttttaacgaattttataAGGCCATGGttgttgatgaaaatttattgttcaatCATGATTCTATACCATTCCATTGGTAAATTTGTCGTTCATCGCCCGTCTTTCTTTTCTGAATTTACTCTTACAGTAATTCCGTACTTTTTTCGTgcttgaatttaaaattgattgaaagaTTTAACACTCCGAAATGAGtctatttttatatctataaaatattactttcttttgaaaaaaaaaacaacttttctttctagcacattctttgattttttcttaCGAAAGATCTGACATCCCTCTTAGATTTTATGCTACAACGTAAATATCCAATTTTTGCGTACCTTTGAAACATGTTTGACGTTTGTGTACTTAAACCACCAGAAATCTTAAGTCTGTAATTTACAATTCGCTTCCTCTTACTATAATGAGGGAATGTAACAAAGGATTCATCATCATTCTTTAATATAAGCCTATTGGTCGCTGACTTTTAGCCTTCTACTGCGCCGAAGTAGATGTTAGACCATTCGAATTAATCTGATTGTTCATTTAAGTATTATGGTAAACTATCTGCACATTTACTAACTTACTttatcttgaaataaaattttattattaaaagacagagattatcgaaaaaatgcaaaataaatttataaacgcTTTTGAGCGCGCtttgaaatatttgcaaaaGAATTTATCtatatctcaaaataaaaaaatgttactgaATAAATTTGAGCTTTGAAAgaaatatatctaaatattgTAAGGTGAAACGCGTTGTTTCGTTTTCGAATTTTAAGATTCACACAAATATTGATATATAaggattttgaaattatttgtacttgtaAGTAATAATTTACCTTCATGAAAATtgtgtgattttaatttttccaacgATTTATAAACGGAATGGAACAACACTAATTGTGAATCCCAATTGAAAAGGATCAGTCTTAAAAATATGCTTACTGAATTTTGAGTGATTGGCCGTTGATAACCACGTTCAAATATCAATGCCCGtttgtgtaaattttaaaaactaagaaactgataatttttaatgcgtAGCGTTTGAGTCATGTTCGAGTAATAACTACGCCGGGTATTTCAGTTAGTATCTAATATACAATAGAatagaaaatatcttaaaaattgtgttatttgaataaatataccCAATCTAgaagccaaaaaaaattttattcgtgatATCCTAtgttaacattatttatttaagttaactgaaaatatatttgtgcTATTTTGATAAtacttcaatttatatttattgcgATAAAACATTAGGAGCCATTAGCTGTTTAAGTATACACTGAAAAcgaattgtttttatcaaaataaattgttatcgtTTCGTTTAGGTGCAACCCTTACAGAATATGcttttaatgatataatttacatcaaaaatttaattcgaatttCACTGTTGAATTACAACAAGTTTATATGACTGGCATATTATTAGTAATTCATTACTATAATTCTAATTAATAAATCCGAacaagatcaaaatttcatcccTCAATATAAAGATAAGTGGATTCAAGTATTAACTAGTATTccattacttttaattaatactttagagatgtaaattatatcaataaaaatcaacGTATGATGGGtatcatttattattgtatattaccAAGCAATATTCACGTAatgaataacaataaatatgaaataaagttaataatattaatccTCTTAAGAGGGCACAGGAAAGTTCTGGGTCTAGGTACTAGGGATCCATTTGCGGTGGCCTTCTTAAGTAATCCTCTCAAGAAGATGTGATTGTCAAATGGAAAAATGTctgagttgttttttttaaaactaaattcaaataataattcgtATTCATCGTTGGTAGATTTAATTTGACACAAGTTGTTCGATACAAATTGCTGATTAAAACGGCTTGAATgatctaatattattttataaataataaaaatataaaattgtgtaaaaataatgaaatcatgTATACATGAAGTTTACAGTTTCCATAATTGTTAAAACTTTTCAACTTGCAAGTATAAATCTAAAAAGTCTTTTTATCTTTAAACCAAACGAATTTTTCTTGCTAATAAATCACTACCTTTaacgtaaatttaataaaagtttaaagaaaataaccttttttaaaattcgtaaaattttcaacaacttatatatgtgaaataatattcattaaatttgctGAAATgcataaaaagtattatttatgcaCTCTGATTCCATGAATAATTCCACATATACTTAGGGAGGtacattgttttcaataaatttaactacCATAATGTAGTTAACCaaattatattctaattttcttttactaatatgaaattatatttcatggcttaaaatcatttgtaaacatttttacataaatatttttcgaacggtgtactattaaaaaaaatgatttttaatgataattcctaaattcacaattttgtgaattttcaaaataagataATATCTAAACTAACCTAgcgaaaaatcaaattttgttaatagtaCTAAGTCAATATTAGAGAAATCAATGAATAAACATGATTCACCAGCGTACAAAACCCTTGTATTCCTCTGTTACAGATATACGTTTTATTGTCTCATATCCTAAAATTATACTAAAACTAAAAGCAGCCGATTGAACCAAACGAGCACTTAATCCTTTAGTGAACATCATTAATTTCTCTTCATGCCACAAATCTTTAAACGCTCGTCGCATGGTACCAATCCTTTGTACTTGTAAACGAGCTCGTACTACATCTAACGGATTTGTTATAATAGTTGTTGTAAATCCACCAAATGAGCCCGCAATACTTTGTATAACTAATTGAGGCATAGATTCAGGCATTATACGGAACAATTCATCTAGAAATTAGCaaagcaaatattaaaaatagcaaTGTTAGATTACAAAAAGAGGAATAGCAAAAAATAGATCATTGATCAAGCCAAAATTAAAACTCGTTAGGTTTTGACATCGGTAAAATGATTtagaatatttcataaaataattaacctaAAAGTTATGAAATAGACGTAATTCGCtgattaatatgaaataaatcaaacaaatattgtGAATTTTTGATTCAATTGATTACATCTATTCGTTGAAATCcgtaatcattaattttattgtataattcagttctaatttagaattattaattgattacaCGAATTATCTGTTTATCTTGACAGCTTTGCTTATCGACCTAattccatgattttttttattctatgtaTCTTTAAATTATTAGCTATTCTTGCGTAATGAATTCTGAGATAATTTATACCAGTATAATGGCTTTATAGAAAAGCACAATTGATTGGGcaatataatttaactttttataatccagccaatagggtattatcgttagtcaaaataaatcatgaaatttaaaaaaaatttaaaatttatgtaaaaatatacttaaatattctgatttcgagtcataaaagtacatttttcttttagaaaattaaaaatcgtaatttttaaactgtatatcacatgtcctaaaacgcgggtaagccctgctgtgatgtcataacGGTATGAGTCAtggaccatcagttagttcaatgTAGACAGCTgcgtataatatatacataaataataagtatttatatttattataatcagatgtctatgaataatatctgtcaaacttatttgtgttatttcgtgtaatgatacccatagtatatatacatacgtcatcaaattggatgcccgcgtttttgacagtttaaaaaagatttaaaatttaatttaagtttttggcaagaaagcgtgtgtatttttccgaaataaatttttggtggctttttattagcaaaatcaacattttgaagtactttttcaaaaatagtggagtGCCCTATTGATGGTCTTACTAGTATGTATAACGAAACACAACCAcctatgtttatttaataaatctgtAGTTTTAGCAAAGTGTGAGTGTACTTTTGCCCTGAATTAAAATGAACGGAAAGCTTTACAAGTGGCGCGAGAACCATATTCCAATGAACTGAATAAAGTCTATGATTGAaccatatatttttcaattaataatcatattttcataCTGTTCATTGAAACGCTGTGGTCTCATTCGCACATCGATCCAAAAATTTCTCTTAAATTCTAACGACATTGCATTCTAGataaaatgaaatgttaaaattccGTTTAAATACCTAGTCTATTTTTTAGGGCGCCACAATGACGCAGACAATAATAACCAAATTTTTCTtctcaaattatgataaatcaGAAACTtgactttaatatttattgccACGGTGTTATAACTTAAACCCGATCAATCGAGTTTCAAAATCATTACATACCTTGGTAAATTTGATAGAATGTCCACCACAATGCTGAATTTGGTACATAAGAACAAAGACTAGCAGTATAACCTCTATAAAATCCTCTAATGCCATCAATTTGTAATATCTTTTTACatactaaaagaaaatttaatgttcgatttttttcatttatttctatacCCAATGGGTTCATTTCACActaaaacatagaaaaaatagatataataaaaattacaggCTTGACACCTTCTAAATTGCTAATTAAGAACATACTTTAGTTTTTGTACACGCTCCTAGAACCATTAAATGTTGACTAATTACATCAAAAGGTACAATTATTGTCTGACCGACCACCGAGGCTGCTGCTCCAGCTATTAATGCTTTAGTTCTCATATCGAAACCATGTTGAGTGCATATATACCTTAATCCTTCAAATGTTGATATGTAAAAGAATccttcaaacataaaaaataatgaaattatctcacatttgtttcaaacataatttttttaccgcTGAAAACTTGAACTGATGAGATCCAAAAACCACGATATAAACCTCTAGGTCCTTCAGATTGATAAATTTGAGTTAATGCATCAAATGTGCCTAGATATTACATCAAAATTAGTATTGTTATTTCTTACATAAAAGGATTACTTATAATACCTGAATAAAATGCGTGATTCTTTTGAAGTTGTAACCTTGTTCGCACAACAGTTAAAGGATATAAAAAACACCTGATTGAAAATGAACTTAGCATTGATaacggaaaaaattttcttttatccaTCATTTCCCATTCTATAGATCTAATGATAGGAAAATCTGGAGCTCTAGTAGGTCGAATGATGGAATCCTGAACCAAATTAGTTTTAACGATGGAATTGTGAGCTGCAGTAGTAGATTGGATAGATTCCGGAGCTGTAGTAGATCGGATGGAATCCGTAACCTTCGAACCCTCCATATTTGCTTCGAATTCTTATCTAATGAATACACAATGATTATTACatcacaatattttatgtaatagaaAACAAAACTTACTATCTGtgaataaaaatacttgaaaataaatttttatctatcatGATGAATTCATCACTTTacagaatgaaaataaaaattaatcatcttTTATAAACGGTACTATGATATTGATTGtagaaatttgatttgaatttgtcTATCTAATATCATTATTCTATCAAGAAAATACGGCCTGTAAAGTGAATGAATGTCAAGCATAAAATATGACTTGTCAGAATATACAAATACTTTGACATAGAATAGTATCGTTATCATTAATAACCATGATGTTTGTATTGACGAAAgcctatatataaatatacgcAAGGTTGATTTCAATTACGTAAGTCGAATTTAAcaactgtaaatattaaaatgttccTAAATAACAACTAAtcttttgcttttttatttttaaatttaatttaatttgactttactaatttatttttcatttcaaagttttgtatttatattattaaaaaaataaaaataaacaatttaataaatgatttcatttgatttttatcacattttataaaatacaaaaaatgggcggcaaatttaatttaaataatttcgtgCTCCATTATATATTCCACTCGTTCTCTTTCTCGTTTCGATAACTTTTCTACCTTTTCAGTATCAATCTTGCGTATTCTCTGACTAAATTCTCGATTTTCACGAATACCAGCATAAGCTAATTGTTGAGCATTTTGTTGATGACGcagttcttttaaaaattggttaCTGTATCTAAAACCATCGTTAAACCATCGACGGCGACACGTaacaaagctgaaaattgtctTTTTAATTTAGGggaaataaaagtaataaaaactgCAAATTGACTTACTAGGCATAACCAAGTCTTGAATAACTTGGATGAATGCTCACATCAGAACGAAATAGTTCATTCTGATATTCCGGTGGTAAAGGTGCAATCAAAATGCTGTTTCTTGATTTtcgcattttttaaaatctaattgCACAAGCAATATGGTTGTgcatatttcatttgaaagtaataaaataaataattaaaacattatttacaaagaaaactGTTTACTTGATCTAAGaaagttgttttaaaacattttcattattgCATTATGATTCAGAGGCTTAACAGCTAGtgctaataaacaaaatatgagAGACAGGGGGAAAATGATATATGTTGACATCCTTACTGTTTAGAGGGGAAGATAGATTTTGTACAACAAACTTGACTTTTTGAATGTCAAAAGCATTTTAGGATCCAccaattttatccaaatcggattTAAATTGTGGACGCTAGCtttcgagagtttattttaagaattttaaaaggGATTGATATCTCAaagattgttttaaaatttttttaaaatcaataatttccgcAGCTTTTTTCGGGAATACG
This genomic interval from Chrysoperla carnea chromosome 1, inChrCarn1.1, whole genome shotgun sequence contains the following:
- the LOC123305084 gene encoding solute carrier family 25 member 44, giving the protein MEGSKVTDSIRSTTAPESIQSTTAAHNSIVKTNLVQDSIIRPTRAPDFPIIRSIEWEMMDKRKFFPLSMLSSFSIRCFLYPLTVVRTRLQLQKNHAFYSGTFDALTQIYQSEGPRGLYRGFWISSVQVFSGFFYISTFEGLRYICTQHGFDMRTKALIAGAAASVVGQTIIVPFDVISQHLMVLGACTKTKCEMNPLGIEINEKNRTLNFLLVCKKILQIDGIRGFYRGYTASLCSYVPNSALWWTFYQIYQDELFRIMPESMPQLVIQSIAGSFGGFTTTIITNPLDVVRARLQVQRIGTMRRAFKDLWHEEKLMMFTKGLSARLVQSAAFSFSIILGYETIKRISVTEEYKGFVRW